The stretch of DNA AACGCCACATCAGGAAGTACCTCGAGGAACGACCAGCAGAGCCTGAACCCACACAGAAATCCGACCAAACCGGTCTAACGGTCGCCGAGGAGATCTCGATTACCGGTGGGGAGAAGGTAATGTTTGACCAAATGAGTCGTGTTGCGAAGAACTACGCGAGTACGACCACTGCCGCACGTATAGATGTTACGCCCCTACTCGATTTATATGAGGATCTGAAAGCTACCTGGGTAAACGAACAGGGCGACTCTCTCTCACTTACAGCATTTACGGCCCGGGCGGTATCGCAGACCTTGCCTGAATATCCCCGCTTGAACGCCGAATACGTGGAAGATGAGAACGTCCTACGCCTATACGATGAAGTGAATCTCGGAATAGCTGTGAACAGCGACGACGGATTGATTGTTCCGACGATATACGACACAGAGGATTCCTCGGTGAAGGAACTCTCCCGGTCGATTGAAGAGATCGCAGCGAAGGTCGATAACCGGGAACTCGAACCAGAGGATCTCGAGAACGGGACATTCTCCATCTCGAACGCTGGTAGCCTGGGGGCCTATATCAACACGCCTCAGATCAACCCACCCCAGACCGCGATACTTGGGGTTTGCAAGATTTTCGACGATGTCGGGGTCGTTGACGGGGAAGCGGTTCCACGGAAATATATGCATCTATGTCTGACCTACGACCATCGAGTTATCGAGGGCGCCGAAGCGGTCGGTTTTCTCCAATCAGTCA from Halobellus litoreus encodes:
- a CDS encoding dihydrolipoamide acetyltransferase family protein, whose translation is MQKLTLPKSGQGMTEGLLLEWHFEAEDSVSEGDPVLDFESEKMVGEVTANQDGVLLQKEVEEGETVAVGTVLGWIGEEGETPPNQEESTETASDSERGIEPNVESNEVSGVIRGTPTARRKAREADVDIETVATELGVNRVTPEEVEQYISDSLGGPDADVSQQTGNEILGSPWARTVAAEEGVDIQEVGETLGESRIRERHIRKYLEERPAEPEPTQKSDQTGLTVAEEISITGGEKVMFDQMSRVAKNYASTTTAARIDVTPLLDLYEDLKATWVNEQGDSLSLTAFTARAVSQTLPEYPRLNAEYVEDENVLRLYDEVNLGIAVNSDDGLIVPTIYDTEDSSVKELSRSIEEIAAKVDNRELEPEDLENGTFSISNAGSLGAYINTPQINPPQTAILGVCKIFDDVGVVDGEAVPRKYMHLCLTYDHRVIEGAEAVGFLQSVKSKLESPKSVLQ